The following are encoded in a window of Castanea sativa cultivar Marrone di Chiusa Pesio chromosome 9, ASM4071231v1 genomic DNA:
- the LOC142609042 gene encoding uncharacterized protein LOC142609042 gives MADLKKHLSSIANDVVHRCALKLDTSVDKLVEEVEAGWNPETNGYSRKFVEFCSAKALTYTCQNIEENINNGSFSRFTFDMMLAWEMPSSTDEEACMECVAKEKEEGKVSVKVTQEQDDIPLFYSDIMPLLVDNEPNVGEDAFAWLGSLVPLVSDPVNGRFTFETLTAPTGNRLHFPAYNKFLKEIDKCIKHLQKQAPPNGVELGDDEFILHVEGTASSQRVVRHIGATSWPGRLTLTNYALYFEASGVVTYEDALKIDLSENKEHNVRPVSTGPWGAPLFDKAILYESSESSEGIVLEFPEMTSSTRRDHWLALIKEIMFMHRFLSKYKVECPIQAWEMHARTILGIIRLHAAREMLRILPPTPTKFLIFSLLDELPKGDYILEELAESLKKINSGHPCSASSSLKNMNMSLSIISSVEVKEIGEENVCASGLDDNNSSLETAINQAREEEKKIAIAKATTKGLKEEGVAESTLVFMEILKPTKGVLLWFEEIFTWERPATSLVVVVATLLITYKEWFGKAIAVFFLWVVAKMIQARQKKINEKCKEIVVCSASDQTTMESIVSAQHGLQTVHQVVLTANIALLKLWSIFISKARKHADIVMISMIGLAILLAIVPLKFIIMAITLYCFSMTSKLGNQVGNNQGNRRLQEWWDSIPIIPVRVVDEPEDSPTSKSI, from the exons atgGCCGATCTGAAGAAGCATCTTTCCTCCATAGCCAACGACGTTGTCCACAGATGTGCACT GAAACTAGATACTAGCGTGGATAAGTTGGTGgaagaggttgaagctggaTGGAACCCCGAAACTAATGGTTATTCAAGGAAATTTGTGGAATTTTGCAGTGCAAAGGCTCTTACATACACGTGCCAAAACATAGAAGAAAATATTAACAATGGATCGTTTAGCCGGTTCACTTTCGACATGATGCTTGCTTGGGAGATGCCAAGCTCTACTGACGAGGAGGCTTGCATG GAATGTGTGGCAAAGGAGAAAGAAGAGGGGAAGGTATCCGTAAAAGTGACTCAAGAACAAGATGATATTCCTCTTTTTTATTCAGACATCATGCCACTCCTT GTTGATAACGAGCCTAATGTTGGAGAAGATGCATTTGCATGGTTGGGATCACTAGTTCCATTAGTTTCAGATCCTGTTAATGGAAGATTTACCTTCGAAACTCTAACAGCACCCACAGGCAACCGACTGCATTTTCCTGCATACAACaaatttctaaaagaaattGACAA ATGCATAaaacatttgcaaaaacaagCGCCACCAAATGGCGTGGAGCTGGGGGATGATGAATTTATATTGCATGTCGAGGGAACTGCAAGCTCACAGAGAGTGGTGCGCCACATTGGAGCAACAAGTTGGCCTG GTAGGCTTACACTAACAAATTATGCTCTCTACTTCGAGGCTTCTGGAGTTGTAACATATGAAGATGCCCTTAAAATAGACCTTTCCGAGAACAAGGAACATAATGTGAGACCAGTTTCCACAGGCCCATGGGGTGCTCCACTTTTTGACAAGGCCATACTATATGAGTCCTCCGAATC ATCCGAGGGAATTGTACTAGAGTTTCCTGAGATGACAAGCTCCACAAGGCGGGACCATTGGCTTGCACTCATCAAGGAGATTATGTTCATGCACAGGTTCTTATCAAAATACAAGGTGGAATGTCCGATACAAGCATGGGAAATGCATGCAAGGACAATATTGGGTATCATAAGGCTCCATGCTGCAAGAGAAATGCTAAGAATATTGCCCCCTACTCCAAcaaaattcttgattttttcaTTGCTTGATGAGCTACCAAAGGGAgattatatactagaagaactCGCAGAAAGTCTGAAGAAGATCAATAGTGGTCACCCATGCAGTGCAAGTTCAAGCCTCAAAAATATGAACATGTCACTGTCAATCATCTCAAGTGTAGAAGTAAAAGAAATTGGTGAAGAAAATGTGTGTGCAAGTGGCCTAGATGACAACAACTCCTCACTTGAGACTGCTATTAATCAAgctagagaagaagaaaagaaaattgccATTGCCAAAGCTACCACTAAGGGGTTAAAAGAGGAAGGAGTCGCTGAAAGTACCCTTGTTTTTATG GAGATACTAAAGCCAACTAAAGGTGTGTTACTTTGGTTTGAAGAAATTTTCACATGGGAAAGACCAGCAACTTCCCTTGTCGTCGTTGTTGCTACTCTTCTAATCACATAcaa GGAGTGGTTTGGCAAGGCAATTGcagttttctttttatgggtGGTAGCAAAGATGATCCAagcaagacaaaaaaaaattaatgaaaaatgcaAAGAGATTGTAGTCTGCTCAGCCTCTGACCAAACTACAATGGAGAGCATAGTCTCAGCTCAACACGGATTACAAACTGTTCATCAGGTGGTGCTGACAGCGAATATAGCATTATTAAAATTATGGTCAATATTCATCTCAAAAGCTCGTAAG CATGCAGATATAGTAATGATATCGATGATTGGATTAGCAATTTTACTAGCAATAGTACCACTGAAGTTCATTATTATGGCTATCACTTTGTATTGCTTCTCCATGACATCAAAACTAGGGAACCAAGTGGGCAACAACCAAGGAAACAGACGGCTACAAGAATGGTGGGACTCAATTCCAATTATACCAGTTCGTGTTGTGGACGAGCCTGAGGACAGCCCTACAAGCAAATCTATATGA